The genomic interval gtggactgtagcccaccaggctcctctgtccgtgggattctccaggcaagaatactgcgatgggtcatcatgccctcctcctggttcAGGGGAGGCTGCGGCTAAAAGAGCACTGAGCTTGAAGTCTAGACCCCGCTGAGTCCTCACTGCCCCCCTgccttgctgtgtgatcttgatcCACTAGTTTagcttctctggacctcagtgtTCACTTCCACAAAATGGGGGTAACAAAGTGAACTCGGCCAGCTCTGCAAGGCTGCTGTGAGGTTCACAGTTATTGGGGTCACTGGGGCTACGCTATTTATAGAGCCTTGAACAAGGAATCAGCAGTCCTAGATTATGGTCCTGAATTTGCTGCCAACTTGCTACTTGACCTCAGGCAGGCCCCTcttcctctctgggcttcagcttcctcagtgattaaaATGGGAGCCATGAGTCCAGGCCCTGTCCAGCTGCTTGATGCCGACCAGCAAGAAGGCCAATATCATCTCTGTACCTTGGGGTGAGGGGATGGGCTGGCCACCCATGCTGGGCTCCAGATGAGGTTTTCTGAGAGCTAGAAACTTCCTCTGAGCCAAGCCCAAGTCAGAGGACCCTTGGGGGCCGGGCACTCACAGTATCATTGGGGTACGGTTTCCAGATGGGGAACTCAAACGGAGTCTCCAGAAAGAGGTCCTTGGCAATGACAAAGAGGCCAGCCAGCACACAGAGGAAGCTGATGGAGTTTGCTACCAGGCACATCTTCtataagcaaagaagaaataacaatcaTTGTCCAAAGGCTACAGACGGGATCTAAGTCCTCTTCCCTGGCCAGTCAGTAGCTCACCCTGGGATCTCAGGAAAACGCTGCCCATCTCTGGGCCCGAGGCTCCTCACGCCACCATGGCTTTCTGAGCCAGCCGACCACCAAGGAGGCCCCTACCAGCCCTCATCTTCTATGGTGGTGTCCCCAAGCTCTGGgttctaatgcctgatgatctgaggtagagctgaCATAGTCATAGCAATAAAGTGTGCGATAAATGTAATGTTTCTGAATCATTGCAAaacctccccgccccgcccccagtctgtggaaaaaagGATTGGGGACCACTGTTCTATTGGATGGGATCACGAGAGGCAAAGGACTGCCGCTGGGTCCCTAGGTTTTGTAACAAAGAAGGGTGTTcccaccaccatctccctctcAAAGCTGTCTCCAGTCATCTTGGCATCAGATATGCCAACTGATGATGCtcacaatgccggagacctgggttctatccctgggttgggaagatcccctagaaaagggaacagctaccttctccagtattctggcccggagaattccttggactgtatagtccacggggtcaccaagaattggacatgacatgTCCAATggtcgactttcactttcactttctcaggcATCCAAATGCCCCCCTCCTCCACAGGAAAGGACAGGACGAGTCCCAAAGGTCCCCTATCCTCTGTCATCTAGGtctgcctcctcccccacccaccatgGCCCCTGAAATGCCTCTGTTCATCCTTATCTTGGGTTAATTGTGCATTATTCCATGAGCCTCTTGCCAAGTGCAAACTCCTGTAACAGGGAAAGAGTATGAACATAAGGCTCCTCCAAGCCCTTGTGCTAGAATGGACTTCTCTGCAGTAGGTATTTCCCTAGGCTCAGGTGTAGGAAGTGGGGATGCTTTTGGTTCTGCAAGGGGCCCAGCCCAGGAGGAAGAGCCAGGGCTTTGCCAAGCATCTCCTGCCTCTGCTCTAGGTAAATGGCACTATACTCTTCTGATGTGATCCctgagagggcagagggcagccaCCGCCCAGCCCAGGCTGGGGGGCCATGAGTGTGGACCCAGCCAGGGCTTGAGGGTAGAGGGTGGGCTGAGGCCATGACAGGATTGGTGGGATGGTCCTTCCATCCCCTATCCACCTCCATCCACCCAGGCTTATGAGGGTGCCCACTCTGCTTCCCTCAGCCACCCCAGGCTAGAAAGATGCTCAGACACCTGCTGCCCAAGCTTAGTGCATCGGAGAGGGAGACAGGAGGTCTAAGGAGCTGTGGGGACACAGAAGCCAGCCATGGCAGATCAGGGAAGACTACCTGGAAGAGGAGACATGTAAGCTGACCCTTGAAGAATGATCAGAAGGAAAGTCAAAGCCAGGAGAGAATGCCCAGTGGGGAGAGGGTAAGGCACTCTGGCAGAAAATAGCGCAGAGCAGGCAAGAAACAGTTGTGTCTGGCTGGGCCTTAGAAGTGAGAGGTTGGTGGACTCCCAGCTGTGACCTGGCCTTCGGGACTCACAGACTTGCTGACATGGGAGGTAAGCTGAGGGCACAGGGGAGCCAAGGGGTGATTGCCAGAATAGTCACCCAGGCTGCTGGGTGAACAGGCTGGCTGACACCTCCAGGCCTGGCCTGATGGGACGGTGGCCAGAGCTGGGGTGGAGGAAGGGCAGCAGGTGGAGAGAACGGCAGGGAGTCAGGGTGAGAGACAGACCTCCACGACAGGAGCTTTTCTGCTTGGACCCTCTGTACCCGCTTCTGGCAAATCCTGGCGAACTGCCTCTGGAATCCCTACTACACACGATGCCCTTTGTGACATTAGCCCAGCCTTGGAATGGGAGAGAACAGTCTTAACCCTCCAACTTACCAGATAATTTTTCTGAAACGACTCCATTGTTATTGCCAAGATCCCGGAAATGAGGAACTGTGGAACAGATTTGAAACAGTCTTAAGGGAGAGGCTGGGGTTCCTTGAAACCCACAAATTCCCTTCCCACTATGATCTTAAAAAAAGACAACCTGTAGGGGCTGGTGGGATAGGGAACATCATTCCTCCAACAAGGGGAGCTCACCTGCCCCCACATGGTCCATCCCAGGCCCACTCCAGCCAGGCTACtcttctctcctgctttcctAGTGTAGCAGCCCAGACCACCCCTCTGCAAGCAACTGAACTATGGCTTCCACTCCAAGCCTCGCTCCCTTCCTGGATCCTACAGTTTGGAGGATATTAGCTCTTGGTTCCAGGGTCTCTGGTATTTTTCTGAGATTATTCTTTCATATGTGTGCTGAGTGCCTACTATGCACCCATCACTGGGAGCACAGGGATGGGTAGACACTCATGTAGGGACAGTAGTTTCTCTGCTGTGCACAGAAAGCTCAGGTGGGAGCTGTGGGGTCAGAGGACTGAAGTGGCAGCAGGCGAGGGGCCAGGACACGTGTCTAGGAGGGTGTCTGGGAGCTGGTACTAGGTGTGGAAGCAGGACTCCACTGGACCCGGGATGGAAGAGGAtgccctggggattctccagggaagctgtGGGCAGTGgtttcctctctcctcccaccctggcCAACAGCCTTGTGCCCTGCAGACTGGCCCTGACAGAGACTCTGGGCACCAGGGATGTGTGGCCAGATCCAACGGCCTCCGAGGAAGCCTGGGGAAGGTGCAGCTGCCCCAGCTCACATTCACCCTCCTATGTGCTGGATAAACTTGGTAATTAGAGGAGGGTGCCaagatcttccctggtgactcagcattaaagcatccacctgcaatgcaggagacctgggttcaatccctgggtcacgaagaccccttggaggaggaaatggcaacccactccagtattcttgcctggagaatcccatggacagaggagcctggcagactacagtccacgggatagcaaagagtcggacatgactgaagcaactcagcaagCATGCACACTGAGAGCCTGGGGGCTGCTCTCTTGGGCTGCAGGCCCGCAGGAGCCCCTGGGAAGAAGCTGCTTCCAGTGTGACTGAGAGAGTGGACGTGGAGCGTGGAGGCTGTGCAGGGGCCGAGGCGGCCTCGCTGCTATTCATtcactgcccccaaccctgcacccCCTCCCAAAAGCCAGGTCCTCTGGGCCTGCCTGTGCATCCCCAAAGCCGGCCCATATTTTGACATCTACTCACAGAGGCAGCCCCCCAGAATGGATACCAAcacttctggaccaccaggtgaAGGTTctggacagcagccaccaggtAACCTCCAATGAACAAGTACACCAGAGCAATGACCACATGGACGGCCTGGGCGAGACAGGGGCAGAGGACAGAGAGCCGCTGTCAGGGAACTGGCCCCAGTGGAGGTCGTTGAGCTCCTGGACCAGCGAGCTGCACAGAGCTCACTTCCTGCCTTCTAAGGATCCTGGTGGGCCTGCAAGGAAGGACCGCTTCTCGGGAAGGCAGGTGGGAGTCACGTACCTGTCCTACCACCTGTGGCCATGGCAGTGTCTCTGGGGGCTAAGGTGTGGGGGATGGgaaagagaggagaaggagaagaagttTCTTCTACTGAGGCTTCTATGAGCCACACTGAGCCAGTGTCGTGTGGATGTAGACTGCCTCTCCCATCCCTCCATGGAATTTTAAATCTTAGAATGAAGGTTAAGCACTGTCTCAATCCCCCTCCATCCTCAGGTCTCCTTGCATTACCACCCCCACCTCAGCACCATGTGCCCCCTCTACTCcattccctccccccaccccagcaccgcACTGCAGGAAATGGACACTCACGCCCAGCTCCTTGAGAACGCGGCTACTCTTCCTGGGCTTCTCCTGGTGCCAGTTTGGAGGTGGGAGGTCAGGCTGGGTCACCTTCTGAGGTAGATCTGTCAGGCCAGGTGGGGTAGGGCTGAGGGCCTTCTCTGATGGGTGTCCTTCAGCTTCCGACCTGGCAGTAACTGTGGATGCTTCATTGGCTGCTGCTGCCATGACTCCAGCCGAGGACCTGGCTGCTGGCCAAGGAGAAAGGCTAGGTCAAAACTGTCTAATTTCTTGGGCTTGTGCCCGGGTGCCTGTCCCGTCTGCCCTCTGGATCAGGACTTTCCAGAACAGCAGCTGGCCTGAACTTGCTTTGACCTGGAATCCACTGGGTCCAGGAATGGGGAGAAGCTGACTCACAGCCTCTGCCCCTTCTAGGGCAGAAAGACGAGGACCACACACACTTCCCCATCATTGCAAGACAGATTGACCCCCACCCAAACTGGATTACTGCAGTTTGGCCAAGAGCCCAGGGTGCAGGAGGCTTGGGCAAGTGGGGATATCTTTGTAACCAGACCCCCCCATCcattggcttcagttcagttcagttcagttgctcagtcatatccaactctttgtgaccccatggactgcagcacgccaggcttccctgtccttcaccaactcctggagcttactcaaactcatgaccatctagttggtgatgccatccaaccatctcatcttctgtcatccccttttcctcctgccttcaatctttcccagcatctgggtctttcccaatgagttggctctttgcatcaggtggtcagagtattggagtttcagcttcagcatcagtccttccaatgaatattcaggactgatttcctttaggatagactgttttgatctccttgcagtccatgggactctcaagaatcttaagcataagttcttcggtgctcagctttctttatagtccaactctcacatccatacatgactactggaaaaaccatagctttgactagatggacctttgttagcaaagtaatgcctctgctttttaatatgctatctagattggtcataacttttcttccaaggagcaagcgtcttttaatttccattgGATTAGGATGAGCCAAAACAAGGCAGATGGGAACCAAATAATTGTCCTACCACctgaggtgatggtggtggctcTTGCGTGTGGGGCATTAGGGAATGGAAGGGAAGGAAATTTCTGCTGAGGGCTTACAAGGAGCCAGCAGGGAGCCAGGAAGCCATTTAGCAATGACAATAAATCAACATTTACTAGAGTTTTTTCTGTTGCAAGCACCAGGATgagcattttatatacattaccTGATTGTATCCTCATCTCAACCCTATGGGTTGTTCCTCCTTCCATTTTGCAGatagggctcagagaggttaagttgcCTGacgaaggtcacacagccagtgaatGACTGGACTCAGAGCTCAGCAGACTGGCTCCAGAGCTTGGGGGCCTCCATCTTTTACGCACAGTTGTCTTAATGAATAAAAATGGACGCTCTGGATGTTTTAACAGGCATGAGAAAGGGGTTAGGGGAAAACTTTGCAGGAGGCTGAAAGTGCCACTTGCTGAGGGGCTGGATGACTCTATTGTGGGGCAATAGAGGGCCTGGGGGCTTCCTCGTGACTCAGTGAGAAACGAGTTGGTGGGGGGAGCTGGGTTTGGGTTGTTCCCATTCTTTCTAGTTAAAAAATAAGGGGGGGAGGTCACATTCCTCTTGTTATTAATTCTGTGTGAATTCAGGAGATCCTGCTTGGGCATCCACATTTTGCTGTTTTCGTATCAAGGAGGTAGGGATGCAGGAAGAGGGAAAGAAGCCGGGAGGCTCAAGTAGCCCAGGTGACTAGATCCTGGACTTCAAGTCCTTCAGAGCCAAAGGGCCGGATGGGGCCCCAGGGTTGGTGAGCACCGGCTCCATGTAGGCACCATGCGGGAAGGCATTTTTGCATGCTGACCTCCCTCGATTCTCAGGAAGCTGATTAACTCTATTCCATAGAAAAGGAAGGAGGTTTAGAGAGGTCAAGTGCTTTGGCCAAAGTCACACAAGCAAGGAAGTGCCTGGGATTAGGACTGTGTGTATTGGTCCGACTCCAGCACTCTGTGCCCAGGCTGCTGGGATGTGTGAGCAGTATCTCCACCGGCCTGTGGTGACAACCCCTGGTTTAGTGGGGATGGTTGAGGAGGCTGGGCCCCACTCCTGGCTGGGCTCCAGAAGCAGAGCCCAGAGACATGTGGTGGCATGACTCTGTTCTGGGACCTGGGCCAGCTCTGCAAGGGAATCCACCCCTAGGTAAGTCCCCAGAGCCCCTCTGGCACAGTGAGCTGGACCCAGGGGTGTGGTTGGTGGCAGAGGCCAGTATCATCATCCACTGACTGTAACCAGATTTCTCCCCTGGACCTGGACACGCAGAACCTAGACCTGAGCCTTGGCACCACTGGGAAGCACAAGAGAAGGAAGACTTCTTGGTGGAGGCATCTTGGATGAGACAGGTTGTCCAGGGAAATAGTGAGTGTCCCATCACTGGAAGGGTGCTTCTACTTGGCTTTCATTTTTTGGGAATCCAGAGTAACCTTTCTCAAAGTATGTTCCATGGAACACTGGTCCTAATGGATCAGTAGCAAAAGGGTTCCATGATGAAATAAGTTTGGGAAATCCTGGATATCtatcttcattctcctctttagcatgttaaaggctctgagaattcCTGCAATGGAATAACTTTACTGTAATATTTAGGGCATTTCCCAAACTTAAAAGGCCatgataaatgaatttttttttctcacagtccAATGATTTTACACACTTGGTACTCTGTGGGGAATATTTATGGGCAAGTGGCCCTAAACTTATAAACTTTAAATTCTGGtcttctttgtggctcagatggtaaagaatctacatgcaatgtgggagaaccaggttcgatccccggagaaggaaatggccacccaatccactatttttgtctggagaattccatggacagaggagcctggtaggttatagtccacagggttgcaaagagttggacgtgactgagcgactaacacttacacttgcCCTCTTTTCGATTTTCTCATGTGCATATCATGGTGGAGGCAGGGATTGGACTGTGGTCTCTAGGGTCACTTCCAACTCAGTAATTTTTTCATGAGGCCGAAGGAACTTTAAACagcaggaggggagagaggtgCAAAGGGCAGGTGTAGATAACCAAAGTCTCTTGTCTGTGAAGCTGAGATCCTGCTCTCTAAGAAGGATGTGGACTCTGGGTCCTCAGGAGAGAGGTGCCCTGTTGTCCTGTCCACTGCACTGCCAGAACCTGGCATAGGCTGCTCTGGGGTGGAGGTGGCTGGGAGGGGAGATGGCTGGAGACTGtcgtgggaagtgggagggacaTATTTAGCCTTGGCCCCTCTCCAGTCCCCTCAGCCAGCTTAGGACTCCCAGGTCCAGCCAGCCTGACACCCTAGGGAACTAACCAGGGCCCAAATGTATCTCCTTTGTACCTTCAGGTCCCAGGGGCAGGGCAGGCAAGGACAGTGGGAGGCAGGACCCTCCAGCACCACCGTCTTCCCGAAGAATGGTCcagatcatgctgctgctgctgctaagtcacttcagtcatgtccaactgtgtgcaaccccaaagacaggagcccaccaggctcccctgtccctgggattctccaggcaagaatactggagcgagttgccatttccttctccaatgcatgaaagtgaaaagtgaaagtaaagtcgctcagtcgtgtccaactcttagcgaccccatggactgcagcctaccaggcttctccgtccatgggattttccaggcaagagtactggagtgggttgccattgccttctccaggtccaGATCATGAGCGCTAGACAAACCTGGGCCGGATCCTGGCTCTGTTCCCATGAActttgaccttgggcaggtcaaaTGAGATGATAACATTTCAGCATCTTAGGTTCCTCACCTGTTATGTAAGGAGAGCTGGTGCctaacctgggggtgggggtggggtggggctgtgaGGGCTAAGCAGGGTAACATGTGTAACTTGAAGGGCCTGACGCTGGCCGGCATCACCTCTGCCTACTGTGTGCCTAGAATACTGCCATCGGGCTCCACTTTGTCCTGACTGGTTCTCTGTTAAGATCTGAGACACCCTGGTCTCATCATCAGGAGGGGTGATCGTGGCGGGAGACAGCATGAGAGCTCTGGGCTCTGGGGGTCGGGGAGAAGGGTATGGGGAGGGCAGGAGAGCACCACGGATACAGAGCTAGTGCTCGGAGATTTATCTCCAGCTCAACACCACAGGGACCCAGGCAGCAGTGAGTAAGATCTGGCCATGGGAGCCTGTGATCAAGCAGGCAGTGAAAACCTATACTGTGGAGGCCTAGGCAACAAGGCAAGCTTCttagggggtgtgtgtgtgtgtgtgtgtgtgtgtgtgtgtgtttgcatgcatgctaagcagAGACAAGCAGGGTTGAGAGACACAGCACAGAGACACACCATATGACCGAGGGGATGATGAAAGGGCCAGGGACACTTGCAGAGGATCAGGGTTCAGTGAATGCCAGTTAGAAATTGGCCACAAATTCACCAAAGCCAGCCTCCCTCCAGGGCATCAGAACAAGGTGCTGGTGCAAAGGGGTTCACTGTCAGGAGCCAGGAtccctgcaggagacagaagccTCTGCTCTGAGATGGAGTCACACCTGGATTCCAGCTCTGGCCCTGAGGGGTCCTGGgcacctcccttccctctctgggGCTCTGTGTCCTCAGCATTGTCTCTGTGTGTGCGTttctgggattggaatggaaacgaCCAAGGCTCCTCCCAGTTCCTGTGGTCTGTGACTGGCAGCAGGATGCGGCTTCGGGTGGTAAATTCCTCCCCAGGGAGAGATCCTGTTgattctccctccttcccagaTGCTCTTTACTGGGGTGGGGATGCCCATTTCCAGCTGCCATAATTGTTGATTGctaatagcatattgaaaagcagagatattactttgccaacaaaggtctgtctagtcaaggctatggtttttccagtggtcatgtatggatgtgagagttggactgtgaaggaagctgagtgccgaagaattgatgcttttgaactgtggtgttggataagactcttgagagtcccttggactgcaaggagatccaaccagtccatcctaaaggagatcagtcctgggtgttcattggaaggactgatgctgaagctgaaactccaatattttgggcacctcatgcaaagagttgactcattggaaaagaccctgatgctgggagggattgggggcaggagaagaaggggacgacagaggatgagatggctggatggcatcaccaactcgatggacgtgagtctgagtgaactccgggagttggtgatagacagggaggcctggcgtgctgtgattcatggggtcgcaaagagtcggacaagactgagtgactgaactgaactgaagggctcaCAGCTGCCCCCTTTAAATTTTAAGGTTAAGTGACACTCCAGGGACTTCTAAAACCACTTCTAAAAACcactggtggtccagcggtttagaatccaccttgtaatgcaggggatgcaggttcggtccttggttggggaactaggttcCTACATATTTTGGAGCAACTAAGGCTGCATGTCTGGAGTCCATGTGCCCTAACTACTGAGCTCATCTACCACAACTATAAAGTCCACGCACCACAGTGAACAATCCCGTATGACATGACGAacacccaacacagtcaaaaaagtaaatacagatatacatatgcatacacacacacacacacacacacacacacacacacatgtataggggcttcccaagtggttcagtagtaaagaacctgcctgccaatgcaggagacacaagagactcgggtttgattcctgggtcaggaagatcccctggaggaagaaatggcaacctcctctccagtgttcttgcctggagaatcccatggacagagctttAGTACATGGGgccgcaaacagtcagatacaactgagccagTAGACAACaacaattatatatgtatataatattaagaatcttttatatataatctttatatatatatataaaatattcttaatcacacacacaaagacattccctcccccagccctgcagccagaCTGGCTGGCATGGGGTAGAAAAGGCCTACCCCCTGGCCTGATGGTGAGACCCAGTCTGTGCTTCTGAATCGACCCCAGCGGGATCCGCTGAAACCACCTCTGTCCTTGGCTTATTTCCCCTGCCCTGTCCTTCTTCCCCTGCTCTTCTCCTgagattcatttcagttcagttcagtcgcttagtcatgtccaactctttgcgaccccatggactgcagcacgccaggcctccctgtccatcaccaacccctggagttttcTTGAACTCCTGAGACTACTCCCTCATAAGCCAGTTATGCCAAATCCTCGTCTCAGGCTCCACTTGTAGATAACCTGATGGGAGACCCTCTTTCCTTGTTTACACTGTGGGGTCCACTTACCTGGCCCGGGACCTCTGCTCTGAGCTCCAGCCAGGTTGTGCCCTCTGGATCTGCCCCAGTCCCACGGAGACAGCGCCAGAAGATCGGAACATCTTTACAACGTTAGACTTTGGATATTTTCTGTCCTGGCCCCACCTCCTGCTTCATGGCCCAGATGAGCTGTCAAGTCCTTCCCATCCCCCAGACCCACGCAAGTGAAGCTCTCAGCAACTTCCACATGTCTTTCCTTATAGTTGCAAATTTCCTTTGGAAAGTAAAATGTTGACAATTGTGCAGGTCAgaagacttttttaaaagtctttttaaaaagtatttattaattaatttggctgccctgggtcttagttgcaatatGGGGaatctagttgcagcatgtgggatctagttctctgaccagggatggaacccagggaccctgcattgggagtgtggagtcttagtcactggacaaCCAGAGACATCCCTAAAAGACTTTTTAATTCTGGAAAATTTCAATAATTCACAAAGTAGAGAGAATGGCCCTGTCAATTCCCATGACAATTGTCAGCTCTCTGAATCTTCTTTCTCTATTCCCACTCCTTCCCAGTGGTAAACAAAGCTCAGATATCCTTCcgttttatttggaaatatttttggcatgtgtgcgtgctaaatcacACAGAGAAGTGATGCAGAGCCAAGTGGCCACCCTGGATCattgagtcacttcagtcatgtctaactctttgtgaccccaaggacagtTGCCctttaggcttctctgtccatgagaattctccagggaagaatactggaatgggttgccatttcctccaccaggggctctccctgacccagggattgaatctccatctcttgcattgcagtcagattctttaccactgagccactgggaagcctcaaacattttagtatttaaaatatagtgaaagtcactcagttgtgtccaactctttgcgatcccatggactgtatagtccatgcaattctccaggccagaatactggagcgggtacctgttaccttctccaggggatcttcccaatccagggatcgaatccaggtctcccacattacaggcggattctttaccagctgag from Bos indicus x Bos taurus breed Angus x Brahman F1 hybrid chromosome 29, Bos_hybrid_MaternalHap_v2.0, whole genome shotgun sequence carries:
- the MS4A10 gene encoding membrane-spanning 4-domains subfamily A member 10; this encodes MAAAANEASTVTARSEAEGHPSEKALSPTPPGLTDLPQKVTQPDLPPPNWHQEKPRKSSRVLKELGAVHVVIALVYLFIGGYLVAAVQNLHLVVQKCWYPFWGAASFLISGILAITMESFQKNYLKMCLVANSISFLCVLAGLFVIAKDLFLETPFEFPIWKPYPNDTVHIQRLVLALLCVTCVEVFLPGLMAIVAYRDARLSAEEDDLPLVPDSPLELKEQSMMPPPSYEDVTQGDQQDEQERR